In Acidobacteriota bacterium, a single genomic region encodes these proteins:
- a CDS encoding DUF1501 domain-containing protein: MLVIPGRGGSFCDGPTRREFLRVGSVGLFGLGLPHFLAMQKAQAASTPDLAARYAGVRGFGAAKHVVLLFLQGGPSHLDIWDPKPDAPSNVRGEFNPIKTKVPGIQLSETMPLLADQVDKCTLIRSMSYTPKGLFNHTAAIYQMLTGYPPDKVAPSGQLEPPSPADFPTAGSHVSKMIPPDEPVLPFVELTRPLQESSVIGKGGAAGFLGKAYDPYRLYQDPNESINLDDLTLRKEVSEQRLKDRYTLLKGLNQSMPELEKAVGKHALGEYYEKAFDLVLSGKARDAFDLDKESSQMRDRYGRTTFGQGALLARRLVEAGTRFVQLNWPAVANGNPEVDAWDTHASNFKPLRNLHCPKLDRALSALLEDMHERGLLEETLVVAVGEFGRSPRLGVSTSGNTNAPDGRDHWPYCYTAVIAGAGIPGGQLYGASDETGSAPKDKPVHPNDLLATVYFTLGINPEMEVLNHLEQPRELVKGQPVLDLWS, translated from the coding sequence ATGTTAGTGATTCCAGGCCGCGGCGGCAGTTTCTGCGATGGACCCACCCGCAGGGAGTTTCTGCGGGTCGGATCCGTGGGTTTATTCGGTCTCGGGTTGCCTCATTTCCTGGCCATGCAAAAAGCGCAGGCGGCCTCCACCCCCGACCTGGCGGCCAGGTACGCCGGAGTCCGGGGATTTGGCGCGGCCAAGCACGTGGTGCTGCTCTTCCTGCAGGGAGGTCCCAGCCATCTCGACATCTGGGATCCCAAGCCCGATGCTCCCTCCAACGTCCGTGGCGAGTTCAATCCGATCAAGACCAAGGTTCCCGGTATCCAGCTCAGCGAGACCATGCCCCTGCTGGCCGACCAGGTGGACAAGTGCACCTTGATCCGCTCCATGAGCTATACCCCCAAGGGTCTCTTCAACCACACCGCGGCCATCTACCAGATGCTGACGGGCTACCCTCCCGACAAAGTGGCTCCCTCGGGTCAGCTCGAGCCCCCCTCTCCGGCCGACTTTCCCACGGCCGGCTCGCACGTTTCCAAGATGATTCCGCCGGATGAGCCGGTTCTGCCCTTTGTGGAGCTGACCCGTCCCTTGCAGGAATCCAGCGTGATCGGCAAGGGGGGAGCCGCCGGCTTTCTGGGCAAGGCCTACGACCCCTATCGTCTCTACCAGGATCCCAATGAGTCCATCAACCTGGATGACCTGACGCTGCGCAAGGAAGTTTCGGAGCAGCGGCTGAAGGACCGCTACACGCTGCTGAAGGGGCTCAACCAGTCCATGCCGGAGCTGGAAAAGGCGGTGGGCAAGCACGCCCTGGGAGAGTACTACGAAAAGGCCTTCGACCTGGTGCTTTCCGGCAAGGCTCGAGATGCCTTCGATCTGGACAAGGAGTCCAGCCAGATGCGAGACCGTTACGGCCGAACCACCTTCGGCCAGGGGGCCCTGCTGGCCCGCCGACTGGTGGAAGCCGGAACCCGCTTCGTCCAGTTGAACTGGCCGGCCGTAGCCAACGGCAATCCCGAGGTGGATGCCTGGGACACCCACGCCTCCAACTTCAAGCCCTTGCGCAACCTTCACTGTCCCAAGTTGGACCGGGCCCTCTCGGCGCTGCTGGAAGACATGCACGAGCGCGGCCTGCTGGAAGAGACGCTGGTGGTGGCCGTGGGAGAATTCGGCAGATCGCCTCGCCTGGGCGTGAGCACTTCGGGCAACACCAACGCCCCCGACGGCCGGGACCACTGGCCCTACTGCTACACCGCCGTCATTGCCGGGGCCGGAATTCCGGGAGGCCAGCTGTATGGGGCCTCGGACGAGACCGGTTCCGCGCCCAAGGACAAGCCGGTCCACCCCAACGATCTCCTGGCGACCGTCTATTTCACCCTGGGGATCAATCCCGAAATGGAAGTGCTCAACCACCTGGAACAGCCCCGGGAACTGGTCAAGGGCCAGCCGGTGCTCGATCTCTGGTCCTAG